From Ignisphaera aggregans DSM 17230, the proteins below share one genomic window:
- a CDS encoding conserved hypothetical protein (KEGG: smr:Smar_1177 hypothetical protein~SPTR: A3DNR2 Putative uncharacterized protein~PFAM: Peptidase family M41) yields the protein MSSIVESIEAEAKKIIDEAKRRAEEILRNAKRRAEEILDEKSYLAEVEEYRRKLEEEVERKVKSILSEAEEEAKRIIERARNKIESIAKELASIIAGVEIG from the coding sequence GTGAGCTCTATTGTAGAGTCTATTGAAGCTGAAGCCAAGAAGATTATTGATGAGGCTAAGAGGAGAGCTGAAGAAATATTAAGGAATGCTAAAAGGAGAGCTGAAGAGATACTGGATGAGAAGAGCTATTTAGCTGAAGTTGAAGAGTATAGAAGAAAGCTTGAAGAGGAGGTAGAGAGAAAGGTGAAGAGTATTTTAAGTGAAGCTGAGGAAGAGGCTAAGAGGATCATTGAGAGAGCACGCAACAAGATAGAGAGTATTGCAAAGGAGTTAGCAAGCATTATAGCTGGTGTTGAGATTGGCTAG
- a CDS encoding H+transporting two-sector ATPase E subunit (InterPro IPR002842~KEGG: smr:Smar_1174 H+-transporting two-sector ATPase, E subunit~PFAM: H+transporting two-sector ATPase E subunit~SPTR: A3DNQ9 V-type ATP synthase subunit E~PFAM: ATP synthase (E/31 kDa) subunit) has translation MSSVEELKNIVVRRAEEEAKRIIEGAEKEAERIVREAEEKRMKLVEEAKKKVISDIGYEQRLAEAKANARKVIAEAKSSVLNDLRKNILRLLNDLDDARRFASLRNLIMEALQAIEISRGKRIILRVSNKDLRFAEMLSRDIATKHSISVSVEPIEISGGVIIEDVDTGIIVDNSYEARLRRILTINAPKIQERLFSS, from the coding sequence ATGTCTAGTGTTGAGGAGCTGAAGAATATAGTTGTTAGAAGAGCTGAAGAAGAGGCTAAAAGAATTATTGAGGGGGCAGAGAAAGAGGCAGAGAGGATTGTTCGTGAAGCTGAGGAAAAGAGAATGAAGCTAGTTGAAGAAGCTAAAAAGAAGGTTATTAGTGATATAGGATATGAGCAGAGGCTTGCTGAAGCAAAGGCAAATGCTAGAAAGGTTATTGCTGAAGCAAAGAGTAGTGTTTTGAATGATCTTAGGAAGAATATTCTTAGACTACTAAATGATCTTGATGATGCTAGGCGATTTGCTTCTCTAAGAAATCTTATTATGGAGGCTCTTCAAGCTATAGAGATTTCTAGGGGTAAGAGGATTATTTTAAGGGTCTCTAATAAGGATTTAAGATTTGCTGAGATGTTGTCAAGGGATATAGCTACAAAGCATTCTATTAGTGTATCTGTAGAACCTATAGAGATATCTGGAGGTGTTATTATTGAAGATGTTGATACAGGTATTATCGTGGATAATAGCTATGAAGCTAGATTGAGAAGAATACTAACTATTAATGCACCTAAGATACAGGAAAGGCTGTTTAGCTCATGA
- a CDS encoding H+transporting two-sector ATPase C subunit (InterPro IPR002379~KEGG: smr:Smar_1175 H+-transporting two-sector ATPase, C subunit~PFAM: H+transporting two-sector ATPase C subunit~SPTR: A3DNR0 H+-transporting two-sector ATPase, C subunit~PFAM: ATP synthase subunit C) codes for MSGAIAYIGPALAEALAAIGSALGTQKAASAAVSVIAEDVRLRVKAYALAAFPMTQTIAYGFVYMLFCYSNVLPSLVSKYGSMDAIPLGIGLAILGISLLVGFAELFSAYGQGLVCGDGIVLLLRTQGRILSDAIILAAYEELFGIIGMVFGMTMLSIIAG; via the coding sequence ATGTCGGGTGCAATAGCATACATAGGTCCTGCCTTAGCAGAGGCCTTGGCTGCTATCGGCTCAGCCCTTGGTACACAAAAAGCTGCTTCAGCAGCTGTAAGTGTAATAGCAGAAGATGTTAGGTTGAGAGTTAAAGCATATGCTTTAGCTGCTTTTCCAATGACGCAAACTATTGCTTATGGATTTGTATACATGCTTTTTTGTTATTCTAACGTATTACCATCTCTCGTTAGCAAATATGGAAGTATGGATGCAATACCCTTGGGCATAGGTCTAGCTATATTAGGGATAAGTCTTCTTGTAGGTTTTGCAGAGCTGTTTTCAGCATATGGCCAGGGTTTAGTATGTGGAGATGGTATAGTATTGCTCCTTAGAACCCAAGGTAGAATTCTCTCAGATGCTATTATTCTCGCAGCTTATGAAGAGCTATTTGGAATTATTGGTATGGTATTTGGCATGACAATGCTAAGCATTATTGCTGGGTGA
- a CDS encoding hypothetical protein (KEGG: afu:AF1165 V-type ATP synthase subunit F~PFAM: ATP synthase (F/14-kDa) subunit) — MKVFTRKIAAIVDKRFSPLMRILGIDNVYEVDSPENIVEIVKKIYEDRSIGIVIVQQSFAKYVMREGSDIYPIFIAIPDSLEYLSVQPIEFYRSLVRRYIGYEIYIS; from the coding sequence ATGAAGGTTTTTACTAGAAAGATTGCAGCTATTGTTGACAAAAGGTTTTCTCCTCTGATGAGAATTCTAGGTATAGATAATGTATATGAGGTTGATTCTCCTGAAAATATTGTTGAGATTGTTAAGAAAATCTATGAGGATAGAAGTATTGGTATAGTTATTGTTCAACAAAGTTTTGCCAAATATGTAATGAGAGAGGGGAGTGATATATATCCAATATTTATAGCCATACCCGATTCACTTGAGTATCTAAGTGTTCAACCTATAGAGTTTTATAGGAGTCTTGTACGTAGGTATATTGGTTATGAGATATATATTTCTTAG
- a CDS encoding V-type ATPase 116 kDa subunit (COGs: COG1269 H+-ATPase subunit I~InterPro IPR002490~KEGG: smr:Smar_1176 V-type ATPase, 116 kDa subunit~PFAM: V-type ATPase 116 kDa subunit~SPTR: A3DNR1 V-type ATPase, 116 kDa subunit~PFAM: V-type ATPase 116kDa subunit family), producing the protein MLRLARIRYLILSSPSHVYKLYIVVPRDESLIEKISMDLMKLGCFEVITPSKEKMVREVKELSEYVSLLEEAKRIYDAFIANLENEIIVEIKYTLNPDEFRYILEKEVEKLRDIVKDIESINTEINSINTSITELQLVREHIASIMNRYGDTDTSILKFYGTLLSIDTFYVPQYILPSIEKLAIQIIARTSSGEISLLTAVFDSKTYNTILKSYRQAISRPKIIENLRPSTLSRMVMEIDSEIATKRDAIQRLLNEKRRLLSNYIDDIAILRIVLDNEYEKVKLIENVTRSKYLALVIGYVPETRIDDVKKYLSSYPMHIASERTSENIVEFNNLRPFKPYELITELYGVPSPSEWDPTPLIAYAFTLFFSLMFADIGYGIGLILASKYILPKLVDDPTTEGFRKFQRMLYILAGGGIVIGFLAKSFLGDLLGKYIPIPQPIINTTDVLFMIGLSLIVGLIWITIAHVIALAKAIIGRDLGGTLLESGIILILVFGSIWAADYIHIDVGIFKNYMSIIKVMVGIGIVMLIVGRVKSIGSIGGFLWIFDITGVMSDVLSFMRIAGVGSASALLAVAFNGMIYGVYTSYLALNIVIAIALGVILGIVVHLFLFMMYPLGPFVHSLRLCFYEILTKFYEGGGRRLNPIRVSIKPKLTLTPTPRR; encoded by the coding sequence GTGTTGAGATTGGCTAGAATAAGATATTTAATTCTATCGAGTCCTAGCCATGTATATAAACTCTATATAGTTGTTCCAAGAGATGAGAGTCTCATAGAGAAAATATCTATGGATCTCATGAAACTTGGATGCTTTGAAGTTATTACACCTTCCAAGGAAAAGATGGTTAGAGAGGTTAAAGAGCTATCAGAATATGTATCCCTTTTAGAGGAGGCAAAGAGGATATATGATGCATTTATAGCTAACCTTGAAAATGAGATTATAGTTGAAATAAAATACACCTTGAATCCAGATGAATTTAGATATATCCTTGAGAAAGAAGTTGAGAAACTAAGAGATATTGTGAAAGATATTGAGTCTATAAATACAGAGATAAACAGTATCAATACTTCTATCACAGAGCTTCAGCTGGTTAGAGAACATATAGCGTCAATCATGAATAGATATGGCGATACAGATACATCTATACTGAAATTCTATGGCACATTACTATCCATTGACACCTTCTATGTACCCCAATATATTCTTCCATCTATTGAAAAACTAGCTATACAAATCATAGCTAGAACCAGTAGTGGTGAAATATCTCTACTTACAGCCGTATTCGATTCAAAGACATATAACACTATTTTGAAGAGTTATAGACAAGCTATATCGAGACCCAAAATAATTGAAAATCTTAGGCCATCAACTCTCTCTAGAATGGTTATGGAAATAGATAGTGAGATAGCTACTAAGAGAGATGCTATCCAAAGACTACTTAATGAGAAGAGAAGGTTATTGAGTAACTATATAGATGATATAGCTATTCTCAGAATAGTTCTAGATAATGAATATGAAAAGGTAAAGCTTATTGAGAATGTTACAAGATCTAAATATCTAGCTCTAGTCATAGGCTATGTACCTGAAACTAGAATTGATGATGTTAAAAAATATCTATCTAGTTACCCTATGCATATAGCTTCTGAAAGAACCTCTGAAAATATTGTAGAATTCAACAACTTAAGACCATTTAAGCCTTATGAACTTATTACAGAGCTCTATGGAGTTCCATCGCCATCTGAATGGGATCCAACACCACTTATAGCATATGCCTTCACATTATTCTTCTCACTAATGTTTGCCGATATTGGATATGGTATAGGACTTATATTAGCAAGTAAGTATATTCTTCCAAAACTTGTTGACGATCCTACTACAGAAGGTTTCAGAAAATTCCAGAGAATGTTATACATATTAGCAGGTGGAGGTATAGTCATAGGTTTTCTAGCTAAGAGTTTCCTTGGAGATTTACTCGGTAAATACATACCAATACCACAGCCTATTATAAATACAACAGATGTGTTGTTCATGATAGGATTGAGTCTCATTGTAGGTTTAATTTGGATAACTATAGCACATGTAATCGCTTTAGCAAAAGCCATCATTGGAAGAGATTTAGGTGGAACATTACTTGAATCTGGAATAATCTTAATACTTGTATTTGGTTCCATCTGGGCTGCAGACTATATCCATATAGATGTGGGAATCTTTAAAAACTATATGAGTATTATAAAGGTAATGGTTGGTATAGGTATAGTTATGCTGATAGTGGGACGAGTAAAATCTATAGGGTCTATAGGTGGATTCTTATGGATCTTTGATATAACTGGTGTCATGAGCGATGTGCTTTCATTTATGAGGATAGCTGGTGTTGGTTCAGCTTCAGCTCTACTTGCAGTAGCATTTAATGGTATGATATATGGTGTCTATACAAGTTATCTAGCGTTAAACATAGTTATAGCTATAGCCTTAGGAGTTATACTGGGAATAGTAGTACATCTATTTCTCTTCATGATGTACCCCCTAGGACCCTTTGTCCATTCACTAAGACTGTGTTTCTACGAGATACTTACAAAATTTTATGAAGGGGGTGGAAGAAGATTAAATCCAATTAGAGTCTCAATAAAACCTAAGCTCACCCTAACACCAACACCAAGGAGATAA